A portion of the Microbacterium hominis genome contains these proteins:
- a CDS encoding DUF7882 family protein, translated as MGYLYYGSEPQPAEIPDRVLAHVKVVMTTKLRRGESFTLTWTHPCGHPAGRTSLWIQPAIPLRFVFESPEAEKLDSDYLQDLARSANSSGGLTIEWSDAHLDRPAPEPLRAVATAA; from the coding sequence ATGGGCTACCTGTACTACGGATCGGAACCGCAACCCGCCGAGATCCCCGACCGGGTGCTCGCGCACGTGAAGGTCGTCATGACCACCAAGCTCCGCCGCGGCGAAAGCTTCACGCTCACCTGGACCCACCCGTGCGGGCACCCCGCCGGTCGCACGTCGCTGTGGATCCAGCCGGCGATCCCCCTGCGCTTCGTCTTCGAGTCCCCCGAGGCCGAGAAGCTCGACTCCGACTATCTGCAGGACCTCGCCCGCTCGGCCAACTCGTCGGGCGGCCTCACCATCGAGTGGAGCGACGCGCACCTCGATCGCCCCGCCCCCGAACCCCTTCGCGCGGTCGCCACGGCCGCGTAG
- a CDS encoding Calx-beta domain-containing protein, with product MTLTAILIAAILAGATPPAVAQATPATRTAPAAQAEAPASVAAPASTAALAAVTAASAGVENHDQWMKELEAVAPTALKVPLWRFIFPGSHDAGTYDLTETLACENCGKESFRSAWDGCRAAVSDVLCGAAFSTFAALSRPWAQAQDLIVYDQLMAGSRFLDLRFFRATADDEEATRQLAPQHQMTEGTFYIHHTLRGPTLDEILLNIVTFLEEPGHERELLILRLDKLYEGAGDMPTESLSALFAAIEAELGPYLAPASLGVNATPQEVLDSGAQVILALPEIDTSSTPAAYQPVLWSIQNGSAGGANEYPTPDNHTLPWRTDWELVDTMGQIFEKRADPEALFSVGATMGLDGDGTAIIRQILCPGDPGSVLPGGPDGQLCPAIIDDWDEFGGLDDVSAFTNPRLLPALTQIRRDLVNIVHVDYYSTEFTEEVFLLNKGATRTAISIATVKELSSHDDFNGPDYYPVYYYGNLPPSPWQIRSREGLKSNDSASIIPYWSAWRAYPNDWGTASMWFGMVDADVGSDDDWSAIDGSSTLKATEIDVSGCFADVRACPAPGTLSTSGTGSSGSSTVQYSLYACVWSWLPNEQGQSSVPQPDELSRCDRGSGPPNVTIDDVTAVEGTGATPTAFDFTVRMDQPRSRDTSIRFQLVDGTATTGALQPCDPIRCDYGPASTARPYVRIPAGAFSTTVRVNVSADARVESEETFEVRIFDGWPADQGLNIEDGTAIGTIIDDDVYAVSIADASLREGTFQPLGNGLLCTDNPTPMRFDVTLSEPRSVPVRVAYTTRAHGGTALPGEDYTAPALAGQDYTPTSGTLEFSPGVTTQTLEVTVKCDRDYEPNETFEVALSIEGETDVVLGRGSAVGTILDDDDANTIQLTVDGPWTEGSGSAIDPGATFSFTVAMRDRVAHRIVVAYETVDGSAEAPGDYTPTSGTVTIEPLAATSERIEVKVIGDTDVEPDEEFFIQITGFTTPDDPAAAAGFALDRDMTKRAATIRNDDFRTLNVTGASVVEGTDCVTTPLDFTVELSGESTSPVTVRYDTVSGTATANTDYTPASGLLTFEPGETTKTVRVDVLCDSVGEADEELTLALTTPTGATLAGGGSATGEILTDDVIIPPPTVTPHVEGTLGENGWYVSDVVVSFTVETAGAPVTATSGCDGGTVTGDAVALTFTCTVTTGGGTATGATTVKRDANAPTATATLSGTMGENGWYVGDVTVNWTVADTVSGLASTCEPETSSAEGPVLAFECTVSDNAGNETSATSPFYQADSTDPTVTYTGNAGEYGWLDTIAITCVAADSGSGVADHTCADISGPAYDFPVGTTNVSATATDEAGNMGAGSTSFTVRGSLGDLCALVRQWVTQPGVANSLCVKLAASDRAFARGEVTAGNNTLAAFIAEVDAQTEKEIADDKADILISLARQSMREVTPQLPAM from the coding sequence ATGACGCTCACGGCGATCCTGATCGCCGCGATTCTCGCCGGCGCCACTCCACCGGCAGTCGCCCAGGCCACCCCGGCCACCCGGACCGCCCCCGCTGCGCAGGCGGAGGCCCCGGCCTCCGTGGCCGCCCCGGCCAGCACCGCGGCCCTCGCCGCCGTCACCGCAGCTTCCGCCGGTGTCGAGAATCACGATCAGTGGATGAAGGAGCTGGAGGCGGTGGCGCCGACCGCCTTGAAGGTGCCGCTGTGGCGGTTCATCTTCCCGGGCTCCCACGACGCCGGAACATACGACCTCACCGAGACCCTCGCGTGCGAGAACTGCGGAAAGGAGAGCTTCCGCTCCGCCTGGGACGGATGCCGGGCGGCGGTGAGCGACGTGCTGTGCGGAGCGGCGTTCTCCACGTTCGCCGCGCTCTCACGCCCCTGGGCCCAGGCGCAGGATCTCATCGTCTACGACCAGCTCATGGCCGGATCGCGCTTCCTCGACCTCCGCTTCTTCCGAGCGACAGCAGACGACGAGGAGGCCACCCGTCAGCTCGCTCCCCAGCACCAGATGACAGAAGGCACGTTCTACATCCACCACACCCTGCGCGGCCCGACACTCGATGAGATCCTCCTGAACATCGTCACCTTCCTGGAGGAACCGGGGCACGAGCGCGAACTCCTGATCCTGCGACTCGACAAGCTGTACGAAGGGGCCGGGGACATGCCGACGGAGTCGCTGTCCGCACTGTTCGCGGCGATCGAGGCAGAGCTCGGGCCGTACCTCGCCCCGGCGTCACTCGGTGTGAACGCGACCCCGCAGGAAGTGCTCGACTCCGGAGCCCAGGTCATCCTCGCCCTGCCGGAGATCGATACGTCATCTACGCCGGCCGCCTATCAGCCGGTGCTCTGGTCGATCCAGAATGGCAGCGCCGGGGGCGCGAACGAGTACCCGACCCCCGACAACCACACCCTGCCGTGGCGCACCGATTGGGAGCTCGTCGACACGATGGGCCAGATCTTCGAGAAGCGCGCCGACCCTGAGGCGCTCTTCAGTGTGGGGGCCACCATGGGCTTGGACGGCGACGGCACCGCGATCATTCGGCAGATCCTGTGTCCCGGCGATCCGGGAAGCGTCCTCCCCGGTGGTCCTGACGGTCAACTCTGCCCGGCCATCATCGACGATTGGGACGAGTTCGGGGGCCTCGACGATGTATCGGCCTTCACGAACCCCCGATTGCTGCCCGCGCTCACCCAGATCCGGCGGGATCTCGTGAACATCGTGCACGTGGACTACTACTCGACGGAGTTCACCGAAGAGGTGTTCCTGCTGAACAAGGGCGCGACGCGGACGGCGATCTCGATCGCCACGGTCAAGGAGCTTTCCAGCCACGACGATTTCAACGGCCCGGACTACTACCCCGTCTACTACTACGGCAACCTGCCGCCGTCCCCGTGGCAGATCCGCAGCAGAGAGGGCCTGAAGAGCAACGACAGTGCGTCGATCATTCCTTATTGGTCTGCGTGGCGCGCGTATCCCAACGATTGGGGAACCGCATCGATGTGGTTCGGCATGGTGGATGCCGATGTGGGCAGCGACGACGACTGGTCCGCGATCGACGGCTCGTCGACCCTGAAGGCGACCGAGATCGACGTGTCCGGGTGCTTCGCGGACGTCCGCGCGTGTCCTGCTCCCGGGACCCTGTCGACCAGTGGCACAGGGAGCTCGGGCAGCTCGACCGTCCAGTACTCCCTCTACGCGTGCGTCTGGTCGTGGCTGCCGAACGAGCAGGGTCAGAGCTCTGTGCCGCAGCCCGACGAACTCTCCCGATGCGACCGGGGCAGCGGACCCCCCAACGTCACCATCGACGACGTCACGGCCGTCGAGGGCACGGGCGCGACGCCGACGGCGTTCGACTTCACCGTGAGAATGGACCAGCCGCGAAGCCGAGACACGTCGATCCGCTTCCAGCTCGTCGACGGCACCGCGACGACGGGCGCCCTCCAGCCGTGCGATCCCATCCGCTGCGACTACGGCCCGGCGAGCACCGCTCGTCCGTACGTGAGAATCCCCGCCGGCGCATTCTCGACCACCGTGCGAGTCAACGTGTCGGCGGATGCCCGCGTGGAAAGCGAGGAGACGTTCGAAGTGAGGATCTTCGATGGCTGGCCGGCCGATCAGGGGCTGAACATCGAGGACGGAACGGCCATCGGCACGATCATCGACGATGACGTCTACGCCGTGAGCATCGCCGATGCCTCGCTGCGGGAGGGCACCTTCCAACCACTCGGCAATGGGCTTCTCTGCACCGACAACCCGACGCCGATGAGATTCGACGTCACGCTCAGCGAGCCGCGCAGCGTCCCCGTGCGGGTGGCATACACGACGAGGGCCCACGGCGGCACAGCGCTCCCCGGCGAGGACTACACCGCCCCGGCGCTCGCCGGCCAGGACTACACCCCCACATCCGGGACGCTGGAATTCAGTCCGGGAGTCACCACGCAGACCCTCGAGGTCACGGTGAAATGCGATCGGGACTACGAACCCAATGAGACCTTCGAGGTGGCGCTCTCGATCGAAGGCGAGACCGACGTCGTACTCGGCAGGGGAAGCGCCGTCGGCACGATTCTCGACGACGACGACGCCAACACCATCCAGTTGACGGTCGACGGCCCATGGACGGAGGGCAGCGGAAGCGCCATCGACCCCGGCGCAACGTTCTCCTTCACCGTCGCGATGAGAGACAGGGTCGCCCACCGCATCGTGGTGGCTTACGAGACCGTCGATGGTAGCGCCGAGGCGCCCGGCGACTACACACCCACCTCCGGCACCGTGACCATCGAGCCGTTGGCGGCGACGTCCGAGAGGATCGAAGTCAAGGTGATCGGCGATACCGACGTCGAGCCCGACGAGGAGTTCTTCATCCAGATCACGGGGTTCACGACCCCCGACGATCCGGCAGCCGCCGCAGGGTTCGCCCTCGACCGGGATATGACGAAGCGCGCTGCCACGATCCGCAACGACGACTTCCGCACCCTGAACGTCACCGGGGCGAGCGTCGTCGAGGGTACCGACTGCGTGACCACTCCGCTGGACTTCACGGTGGAGCTCAGCGGGGAGAGCACGTCCCCGGTCACCGTCCGATACGACACCGTGAGCGGGACGGCAACCGCCAACACCGACTACACCCCCGCGTCGGGACTGCTCACGTTCGAGCCGGGCGAGACCACCAAGACCGTCAGGGTCGACGTGCTCTGCGACAGCGTGGGCGAAGCAGACGAAGAGTTGACCCTTGCACTGACCACTCCGACGGGAGCCACTCTTGCCGGAGGCGGGAGCGCAACCGGGGAGATTCTGACGGATGACGTGATCATCCCGCCGCCGACTGTGACGCCGCACGTGGAGGGAACGCTCGGAGAGAACGGCTGGTACGTCTCGGACGTCGTCGTCAGCTTCACCGTGGAGACCGCGGGAGCCCCCGTCACCGCGACCAGCGGGTGCGACGGCGGCACGGTCACCGGAGATGCGGTGGCGCTGACCTTCACCTGCACGGTGACCACCGGTGGGGGGACCGCAACCGGTGCGACGACCGTGAAGCGCGACGCGAACGCACCGACGGCGACCGCGACCCTCTCCGGAACGATGGGCGAGAACGGCTGGTATGTCGGCGACGTCACCGTGAACTGGACCGTCGCCGACACCGTCTCGGGTCTGGCATCCACCTGCGAGCCGGAGACATCCTCGGCCGAAGGTCCGGTGCTGGCATTCGAATGCACGGTCTCCGACAACGCCGGAAACGAGACCTCGGCCACCTCACCGTTCTACCAGGCGGACTCCACCGATCCGACGGTGACCTACACCGGCAACGCCGGCGAGTACGGGTGGCTGGACACGATCGCCATTACGTGCGTCGCTGCCGACAGCGGCTCCGGCGTCGCCGACCACACGTGCGCCGACATCAGCGGCCCCGCGTACGACTTCCCGGTCGGCACGACGAACGTCTCGGCGACGGCGACCGACGAGGCAGGCAACATGGGCGCCGGTTCGACGAGCTTCACCGTTCGCGGGTCACTGGGCGATCTGTGCGCTCTTGTCAGGCAGTGGGTGACGCAGCCGGGCGTGGCGAACTCCCTGTGCGTCAAGCTCGCGGCGTCCGACCGCGCGTTCGCGCGGGGCGAGGTCACGGCGGGCAACAACACCCTGGCCGCCTTCATCGCGGAGGTGGACGCTCAGACCGAGAAGGAGATCGCCGACGACAAGGCGGACATCCTCATCTCCCTCGCGAGACAGAGCATGCGGGAGGTGACGCCGCAGCTGCCGGCCATGTGA
- a CDS encoding M23 family metallopeptidase, with product MAEPARTRRSSRTAPTPVQAPVEQGESRAQLRRRMTGEVPTRPAVVWGREAHVTPVETKMDAAPAGPVASNVPDVEPAPVVAPEIVSPAPAAAAPVTPAEPAAPAVPVVPEPAPPVLSRRARRAPASGEQAVLPVPALDEVEVEPLTEAQPVVEIAREVVAPEQPPLLRSRRSRVAPVVHETAEPSLPEAVQAPVEPFQLIEPEPVVVPEPVAPVPVEPAAAVVDTPEPVAASKPVAAPEPVSAPEPAATIPAAEEPIVDEPVRPHTPRAASDVDEFEAAAKLFSFTGQTPVQQPADAPPAPADDETAPQAADAADGDSAHQAPPRMRTRTTFKRIAATSFSVGVMGIVGLMAVGMTVPAEAVAAVQGTDATTSLLAGDVSSGIDEEDIQAYVAPAGTESADLTRSENYGTVTMAEIAAASGIRNTSNFFVNDPTAAIQWPFAVGVPISYGFGMRSGRMHEGVDFTPGDGSPIQAIADGVVREATQAGGAYGVHVIIDHIIDGQLVSSHYAHMQYGSLQVVPGQHVTVGTILGRTGNTGRSYGAHTHFEILANGTTAIDPIPWLRQHAGG from the coding sequence ATGGCTGAGCCGGCGCGCACGCGCCGAAGCAGTCGCACCGCTCCCACGCCTGTTCAGGCGCCGGTCGAGCAGGGCGAGTCGCGTGCGCAGCTGCGGCGGCGGATGACGGGCGAAGTGCCCACGCGTCCGGCCGTGGTCTGGGGTCGCGAGGCCCACGTGACGCCGGTCGAGACGAAGATGGATGCCGCGCCCGCCGGCCCGGTGGCATCGAACGTTCCCGACGTCGAGCCCGCCCCCGTCGTCGCCCCTGAGATCGTCTCGCCGGCACCCGCCGCCGCGGCGCCGGTCACTCCCGCGGAGCCGGCCGCTCCCGCTGTGCCCGTCGTCCCCGAGCCTGCGCCCCCGGTGCTCTCGCGCCGCGCGCGCCGCGCTCCCGCGAGCGGTGAGCAGGCGGTGCTGCCGGTGCCGGCGCTCGACGAGGTCGAGGTCGAGCCCCTCACCGAGGCGCAGCCGGTCGTCGAGATCGCGCGCGAGGTGGTCGCGCCCGAGCAGCCTCCGCTCTTGCGTTCGCGTCGCAGCCGGGTCGCTCCGGTCGTGCACGAAACGGCCGAACCGAGCCTTCCCGAGGCCGTTCAGGCGCCGGTCGAGCCCTTCCAGCTCATCGAACCCGAGCCGGTCGTCGTCCCCGAGCCGGTCGCACCGGTCCCGGTGGAGCCGGCCGCAGCGGTCGTCGACACTCCCGAGCCCGTGGCGGCGTCGAAGCCGGTCGCCGCGCCGGAGCCGGTGAGCGCCCCCGAGCCCGCCGCCACGATCCCGGCCGCCGAAGAGCCCATCGTCGACGAGCCCGTCCGCCCGCACACGCCGCGCGCGGCATCCGACGTCGACGAGTTCGAGGCCGCGGCCAAGCTCTTCTCCTTCACCGGCCAGACTCCCGTGCAGCAGCCGGCCGACGCACCCCCGGCGCCGGCCGACGACGAGACGGCACCGCAGGCAGCCGATGCCGCCGACGGCGACTCCGCGCACCAGGCCCCGCCCCGCATGCGCACGCGCACGACGTTCAAGCGCATCGCCGCGACGTCGTTCTCGGTGGGCGTGATGGGCATCGTCGGCCTGATGGCGGTCGGCATGACCGTTCCGGCCGAGGCCGTCGCCGCCGTGCAGGGCACCGACGCGACCACGTCGCTGCTGGCCGGCGATGTCAGCTCCGGCATCGACGAAGAAGACATCCAGGCCTACGTCGCACCCGCCGGCACCGAGAGCGCCGACCTCACCCGCAGCGAGAACTACGGCACCGTCACGATGGCCGAGATCGCCGCCGCGTCGGGCATCCGCAACACCTCGAACTTCTTCGTCAACGACCCGACCGCGGCCATCCAGTGGCCCTTCGCGGTCGGCGTGCCGATCAGCTACGGCTTCGGCATGCGCTCGGGCCGCATGCACGAGGGCGTCGACTTCACGCCCGGCGACGGGTCGCCCATCCAGGCGATCGCCGACGGTGTCGTGCGCGAGGCGACGCAGGCCGGCGGCGCGTACGGCGTGCACGTGATCATCGACCACATCATCGACGGCCAGCTCGTCTCGAGCCACTACGCGCACATGCAGTACGGCTCGCTGCAGGTGGTGCCCGGTCAGCACGTGACCGTGGGCACGATCCTCGGCCGCACCGGCAACACCGGACGCTCCTACGGGGCGCACACGCACTTCGAGATCCTCGCCAACGGCACCACGGCGATCGACCCGATTCCGTGGCTCCGTCAGCACGCCGGGGGATGA